GATGATGATGGTTATCGGTGGTGATGAGGTGTTTATGGCGGTGGGTGTATGGTGTGTCGCCGGAGGGTTGGAGGTGAACAGGTGGTTGGTGATCAGATGATGATAGTGGAGGGCAGGTGGTTAATGGTGGTGACTATCGGCGGAGATTGGTGGTGAGGATGGGGGTGGGCGATCGGGTGGAGAAGTGGTAGACGGTGTGGTGTTTGTGAATTTGGGGAAAGAATttagggttttaattttttttctgaTTGTTCatgtcactcgcgtagcgcgagtgATAGTGGTTAGGGTGTGGCGCTACGCGAATGAAGAGGTCAAGTGGAAGGGTTCAAAGGTTCAAAAGGGTCATGGTTCAAAAGCTGTTTGATGAACCCCAAAGGTCTCGCGTAGCGCGAGTGAGAAGGTGGATGCGTCGCGCTACGCTACTGGCCATTTTGGACAGAATGTTACGTGAAATTTCCACTTTCTtgccttagaaaaattttgatgtTTTACCAACCCATTCCCAAATCAtcccaaaatttttctaagtatgGGACTTACCTGAAACCTCGTTTTCCTCAAATTTCCAGCGCCTCAAGGTAGTTTCCTGCAAAATTTCTCAAAAACACACAAGACGCAAACACAAAAACTACGAAAAACACAAGAAATAACGCAATTTACAAACGGTACAAACTCTACAAACGAAGCCTTACGCAATTACTGTTCGGCGAAGGTGGGTGGGTCCTCCAGAGGAATTTCTTCCTCTTCGGTAGAATCAATTGGACCTCCCAAGTAATGTTTCAAGCGATGGCCGTTCACTTTCCAAACTCCCTTATCTACTTCATCGTAGAGCTCAACCGTGCCGTACGGAAACACTTCTTTCACCACATACGGTCCATTCCATCTCGATTTCAATTTCCTTGCTATTAATTTCAAACGTGAATTGAACAAAagtaccttgtcacctaccttaAAATCCTTCAAACCTCGCAACCTCCTATCATGCAATGCCTTTGATTTCTCCTTGATACTCCAAGACCTTTCATACGCGGCATCCCTCAATGCTTCCAACTCATGAATCTGGAAGAATCTCCTCCTTGCGGCTTCGGTAAGGTCAAGGTTTACGGTTTTCAATGCCCACAATGCCCTATGCTCTAATTCTACCGGAAGATGGCAAGCTTTGCCATACACGATCATAAAGGGTGTGGTGCCTAACGGTGTCTTATAGGCGGTACGGAATGCCCACAAAACGTCGTCGAGCTTttccgaccaatcctttctactttttcctaccgttttctctaagatTCTCTTCACCCCACGATTAGCATTCTCTACTTGGCCACTAGTTTGCGGGTGGTATGCGGTGGAAAGACGATGAGTGACACCGTAGCGCGCAAGTGCCTTTTCCATAGcggaattgcaaaaatgcgtgccaCGGTCACTTAT
This is a stretch of genomic DNA from Helianthus annuus cultivar XRQ/B chromosome 16, HanXRQr2.0-SUNRISE, whole genome shotgun sequence. It encodes these proteins:
- the LOC118488242 gene encoding uncharacterized protein LOC118488242; this translates as MEKALARYGVTHRLSTAYHPQTSGQVENANRGVKRILEKTVGKSRKDWSEKLDDVLWAFRTAYKTPLGTTPFMIVYGKACHLPVELEHRALWALKTVNLDLTEAARRRFFQIHELEALRDAAYERSWSIKEKSKALHDRRLRGLKDFKVGDKVLLFNSRLKLIARKLKSRWNGPYVVKEVFPYGTVELYDEVDKGVWKVNGHRLKHYLGGPIDSTEEEEIPLEDPPTFAEQ